The following is a genomic window from Clostridium fungisolvens.
CTTGAAGCCATTATTGGTTACGAGGCACACGCAATGGCTACAGATGATGAGAGAGCAAAAAAAGTTTTATATCATATTGCAGATGAGGAAAGAAGACATGTTGGAGAATTGCAAGAGCTTTTATACATACTAAGTCCAAAAGAAGCTGAAAATACTGAAAAAGGTAGACAAAAAATTCAAGACCAACAAGCAAGTAATTTTCAATCTCCGCTAGAATAATTTATAATACATATTTATGATCTTCATAAAATAACCCAAGACTCTGATGTACTTCCTCTATAGTAGATAGTTTCATTATTTTATCTTTCTACCTAATAAGGATAGCTCATTGTCTTGGGCTTATTTTTCACACAACTTTTATTCAAATATATTTACTTTTAATACTAAAAATGAAGCATTTCGATCCGAAATCTATCTTCAAAACTACCCTGGAATAAATGTTTTATTTCACATCAACAGTAAACTTTAGATCCTCTCTTACATCATACAGCTTTTCTAAATCTGTTGCTGATATTGTATACTTCTTATCTTTATGCAATGGTTCTATTTCAGCTACGAATTTGTTGTGACCTTGATCCTTTACAACATCTTTTTGTAATCCATACCTATTACCATTCTCATCTTTTATTACAAGTCCGTAAGGATCTAATGAAGGCAGCAGATTTGTACATCCATAATAAATTAAAGTCTTATCTTGAAGTAATTCAACCTTATTTATCTTGTATTCTCCATACTTTCCTTCAGATACAACAGTAGTTCCATTTAAATTTAGCAGTGTTGACTTACTATCAAGCTCATAAACTCCATCTGCATCTTTTGTTGCTTTATCCTTATAGCCCCTATTTTCTTTCATCGGAATGAATGTAATTGACTTTGTGTCATCATATATATTTTTAAAATTATATTGCCAGTACATCTTATTAGTATCAGCAGATCCAAAAGCTTCTGCACCTTTCTCTAATAAACTTCTTCCTTTATCGTCAAAAATAATATATCTAGCTGAGTCATCTACCGTCCCATTATCTGATTCAGTTCTTAAAACAGTATTCATAGGAGTAAAAATAACTTCATTTATTTTCAAATTCGGTACAAGTTTTGATAAGTCTATAGAAGTTTTCATGGATTTTACTTTTCCTTTTATTTGATCTAAGGATACCTTAAATTTAAACTCCCACTGTCCTTTTGAACCATCAGAAAATCCCTTTATATTT
Proteins encoded in this region:
- a CDS encoding demethoxyubiquinone hydroxylase family protein, coding for MALLGNPFVANVPRKMNAEELVQALRVDIAGELEAIIGYEAHAMATDDERAKKVLYHIADEERRHVGELQELLYILSPKEAENTEKGRQKIQDQQASNFQSPLE
- a CDS encoding DUF4179 domain-containing protein, which codes for MNNDLLIDDILKEKANGEALKLPEDLNLKIKQTIEDLPKRKKNRRLAKRTAVAAAVTLVAFTGLSAAFPAYARNIPVVNSVFQFLSDKNIIDKEYVKYSSDLNLSKTSNGTTVTINSIAYDGIDLSIAYTVESEKEIKNSPHMLDKEFKINGKVTSFSSGGTGKLINKNTYVGVDSFNVSNDYLPKEQRKYILGGDVVIPDNFTMDLNIKGFSDGSKGQWEFKFKVSLDQIKGKVKSMKTSIDLSKLVPNLKINEVIFTPMNTVLRTESDNGTVDDSARYIIFDDKGRSLLEKGAEAFGSADTNKMYWQYNFKNIYDDTKSITFIPMKENRGYKDKATKDADGVYELDSKSTLLNLNGTTVVSEGKYGEYKINKVELLQDKTLIYYGCTNLLPSLDPYGLVIKDENGNRYGLQKDVVKDQGHNKFVAEIEPLHKDKKYTISATDLEKLYDVREDLKFTVDVK